One Noviherbaspirillum cavernae DNA window includes the following coding sequences:
- a CDS encoding flagellar hook-length control protein FliK, producing MPNSLPPPLPMRPRALGTKSAKTNPAAVTELKSSGKQQRPDASARAAAQTQAGFDAALAQGKEAKAAPEMNAGQTQAGLVEMTPSAQTSQAAQNAPEFHIPRTTTPDLQAVAAAVNGTAQSLVAQSPAALDQVQAASGQLPETLAPRVGTPGWDQALGQKVVWMVAGAQQSASLTLNPPDLGPLQVVLNVSNNQATASFTAAQPEVRQALESAMPKLREMLGDAGIQLGQASVSAGMPDHQQQAFGSQQQPSSRHSAQTNDDTDTPARVVRGQTIKGGQGLVDTFA from the coding sequence ATGCCAAACAGCTTGCCGCCGCCCTTGCCAATGCGCCCGCGCGCGCTCGGCACGAAATCAGCCAAAACGAATCCAGCCGCCGTGACGGAGCTGAAATCCTCCGGCAAGCAACAGCGACCGGATGCCTCGGCAAGAGCTGCGGCACAGACGCAAGCGGGATTCGACGCAGCACTTGCGCAAGGCAAGGAGGCCAAGGCCGCGCCGGAAATGAACGCAGGACAGACGCAAGCGGGCCTTGTGGAAATGACGCCGTCGGCTCAGACGTCACAGGCAGCACAGAACGCACCGGAATTTCACATCCCCAGGACGACGACACCGGACCTGCAAGCCGTGGCTGCAGCCGTCAATGGCACCGCGCAATCCCTCGTCGCACAATCCCCCGCAGCGCTCGATCAGGTGCAAGCCGCGAGCGGCCAACTGCCGGAAACCCTCGCGCCGCGCGTCGGCACACCAGGCTGGGATCAGGCCTTGGGGCAAAAGGTCGTCTGGATGGTTGCAGGCGCACAGCAAAGCGCATCGCTGACGCTCAATCCGCCCGACCTCGGCCCCTTGCAAGTCGTGCTGAACGTCTCCAACAACCAGGCCACCGCCAGCTTCACCGCCGCGCAGCCGGAAGTACGGCAAGCGCTTGAATCAGCCATGCCGAAGCTGCGCGAAATGCTGGGCGACGCCGGCATCCAGCTCGGCCAGGCCAGCGTCAGCGCAGGCATGCCGGACCACCAGCAGCAGGCATTCGGTTCGCAGCAGCAGCCGTCGTCGCGTCATTCCGCGCAAACGAACGACGACACCGACACACCGGCACGTGTCGTCCGCGGCCAGACCATCAAGGGCGGACAAGGGCTGGTCGATACGTTCGCCTGA